A window of Leptospira stimsonii contains these coding sequences:
- a CDS encoding LIC_11366 family protein, with protein MRATSKIFGISFRVLLFFPFGLSLWLSPSSLEAQNSYPKTKEYANKPQIELESEEKLYWELGLRAGFGYKGEDRLNSYLRGFTDTYDPRVLSKTKLDPPKYVAQGEIFLRRKIGAESKVGFIGGYREWQKFGLKQLSSEPFYTDLSFKLSNPYFLLMYWEEWNYKRWTFEGGLGVGMSQVYWDSTGYGTSGKEYFKQEGSLTGTGIEFRVEGALSRKVTDSTSLQLGLALSWINIPSLTGTFNGETASFYLREDGRVTPLTESTNQTAIFATHQFSRKLEFQALTTTLFFGVAQKF; from the coding sequence ATGAGGGCTACCAGCAAAATTTTCGGGATCTCATTCCGTGTCTTACTTTTTTTCCCATTCGGTCTTTCTCTCTGGCTTTCTCCTTCCTCTTTGGAAGCACAAAATTCTTATCCGAAAACAAAGGAATATGCAAACAAACCTCAGATCGAGTTAGAGAGCGAAGAAAAACTCTATTGGGAACTCGGACTCAGAGCCGGATTTGGTTACAAGGGAGAAGACAGGCTCAATTCTTATCTGAGAGGTTTTACGGATACGTATGATCCAAGAGTCCTTTCTAAAACCAAACTCGATCCTCCAAAATACGTGGCCCAAGGAGAAATTTTTCTCCGAAGGAAGATCGGCGCAGAGAGCAAGGTCGGATTTATCGGAGGTTATCGGGAATGGCAGAAATTCGGCCTAAAACAATTGTCTTCCGAGCCCTTTTATACGGATCTGAGTTTTAAACTTTCCAATCCTTATTTTCTCTTGATGTATTGGGAAGAATGGAACTACAAACGTTGGACCTTCGAAGGAGGTCTCGGCGTGGGAATGTCTCAAGTCTATTGGGATTCCACCGGATATGGAACTTCAGGAAAAGAATATTTCAAACAAGAAGGCTCTCTGACGGGAACGGGGATTGAATTTCGTGTTGAAGGCGCCTTGAGTCGGAAGGTCACGGATTCTACGAGCCTTCAACTCGGGTTGGCGCTCTCTTGGATCAATATTCCTTCACTTACCGGAACCTTCAACGGTGAGACTGCGAGTTTTTATTTGAGAGAGGATGGACGTGTGACTCCTCTCACCGAATCTACGAACCAGACCGCAATTTTCGCGACCCACCAGTTTTCCAGAAAACTCGAGTTTCAAGCGTTGACAACGACCTTGTTTTTTGGAGTGGCTCAGAAATTTTGA
- the asd gene encoding archaetidylserine decarboxylase (Phosphatidylserine decarboxylase is synthesized as a single chain precursor. Generation of the pyruvoyl active site from a Ser is coupled to cleavage of a Gly-Ser bond between the larger (beta) and smaller (alpha chains). It is an integral membrane protein.), which yields MFQLQFFQFFDWDLLKPFFYFLSFIGIYLTLRLRFPQIRFLFLAVKTFSGNMDYKGSRGRLVHSQAFFSGTASSLLPGAIIGSALALMIGGPGVLLWIWISSFLIMPLRFVSSTLAIRFRTKTATGRYLSGPMYFIEKALKARWLAVSFSIAGLFTVLVMGGAVPMLYVTHIASKAFEVTGMTVPFLLSVILVFIVLGGVRRVGKISAYLAPIGILLFFAGYFFLFKNSLMNFQHFLWLSLQEAFQPVTAIAGGSFVLARTFSMASGIFFVSTETGIGKSAGISGVVRTDFPAKQGLVSMLATFFEGFIVSTLVIYALSSYGAFKMEEQTFFLNTLFQGHTNPINAAFFTSFLLFGVVSITGWFYTGEQNALYILGEKFANFFRILFLITILSAAYLYVKNGEAILYDAFGLGYSLSIITAVPVLISLVLLEKIARMELKRFLMESGARYEVLKDFYLLILSIVPKNLLSRLFGLLASSRLPRFILIPILKAFARAYKINLDEAELEIQEYNSLNAFFTRALKAGARIVDSAENEMVSPVDAKITGYGDINQRVIIQAKGVDYNLKELLGGGASQYLDDFSNGKYITFYLSPQDYHRIHSPAYGRILGYYYEPGKLFPVNELAVFGIRGLFPKNERLITYLQTEYGKVAVIKVGASNVGRIRVTYDNKIVTNTLIRSARTVEYKDVSIMIDKGAELGRFEMGSTVILLMEKETFTFDSLPLNEKITYGTPIGKFIEKKCKLPK from the coding sequence ATGTTTCAACTTCAATTTTTTCAATTTTTCGATTGGGATTTACTCAAACCTTTCTTTTACTTTTTGAGTTTTATCGGAATCTATCTGACCCTTCGTCTTCGGTTTCCACAGATTCGATTTCTATTCCTCGCCGTGAAAACCTTCTCGGGCAATATGGACTACAAAGGTTCGAGAGGAAGACTCGTTCATTCACAGGCCTTCTTTTCTGGAACCGCATCTTCTCTCCTTCCGGGTGCGATCATCGGCTCTGCGCTCGCTCTTATGATCGGAGGTCCGGGAGTTCTCCTCTGGATTTGGATTTCCTCTTTTCTCATCATGCCTCTTCGTTTTGTATCTTCCACGCTTGCGATCCGTTTTCGGACCAAAACGGCGACGGGAAGATATCTTTCCGGACCGATGTATTTTATCGAAAAGGCGCTCAAGGCACGCTGGCTCGCGGTGAGTTTTTCCATTGCGGGACTTTTTACGGTTCTTGTGATGGGCGGCGCGGTTCCGATGTTGTATGTGACACATATCGCAAGCAAAGCGTTTGAAGTCACCGGAATGACGGTTCCTTTTTTGTTGTCCGTGATCCTTGTCTTTATCGTTTTGGGAGGAGTGAGGAGGGTCGGAAAAATTTCGGCCTATCTGGCTCCAATCGGGATTCTCCTTTTTTTCGCGGGTTATTTTTTTCTATTTAAGAATTCTCTGATGAACTTTCAGCATTTCCTCTGGCTCTCTCTTCAAGAGGCGTTCCAACCTGTGACCGCGATCGCTGGAGGAAGTTTTGTTCTTGCGAGAACCTTCAGTATGGCTTCTGGAATTTTCTTTGTCTCGACGGAGACAGGAATCGGAAAGAGCGCCGGCATTTCGGGAGTCGTAAGAACGGATTTTCCCGCAAAACAAGGACTTGTGAGTATGCTCGCAACCTTTTTTGAAGGTTTTATCGTATCCACACTCGTGATCTATGCGCTTTCCTCTTACGGGGCGTTCAAGATGGAAGAGCAGACGTTTTTCTTGAATACGCTTTTTCAAGGGCATACAAATCCGATCAACGCGGCCTTCTTTACTTCCTTTCTTCTTTTCGGAGTCGTATCGATCACGGGTTGGTTTTATACGGGAGAACAAAACGCTCTCTATATTCTCGGAGAAAAGTTCGCGAACTTCTTTCGAATTCTTTTCTTAATCACGATCCTCTCCGCGGCCTATCTCTACGTGAAGAATGGGGAAGCGATTCTCTACGACGCCTTCGGACTCGGATATTCTCTCTCCATCATCACCGCGGTGCCGGTTCTCATCTCGCTTGTTCTTTTGGAAAAAATCGCGAGAATGGAATTGAAACGGTTCCTCATGGAAAGCGGAGCGAGATACGAAGTCTTAAAGGATTTTTATCTCCTGATTCTTTCCATCGTTCCCAAAAATTTGCTTTCGAGATTGTTCGGACTTCTCGCGTCCTCTCGGCTTCCCCGTTTCATTTTGATCCCGATCTTAAAGGCGTTTGCGAGGGCGTATAAGATCAATCTAGACGAGGCGGAATTGGAAATACAGGAATACAATTCACTCAACGCATTCTTCACAAGAGCCTTGAAAGCGGGAGCGAGAATCGTAGATTCTGCGGAGAACGAGATGGTTTCTCCTGTGGATGCGAAAATCACCGGCTATGGAGATATCAACCAAAGAGTAATCATTCAGGCGAAGGGAGTGGATTACAATTTAAAAGAACTCTTAGGCGGAGGCGCTTCCCAATATCTGGACGATTTCTCCAACGGAAAATACATCACGTTCTATCTTTCCCCACAGGACTATCACAGAATCCATTCCCCGGCTTACGGAAGAATATTAGGATATTATTATGAACCCGGAAAACTCTTTCCGGTGAACGAACTCGCCGTTTTCGGAATTCGAGGACTTTTTCCAAAGAACGAACGATTGATCACATATCTACAAACCGAATACGGAAAGGTCGCCGTGATCAAAGTGGGCGCCTCCAATGTGGGAAGAATCAGAGTCACCTACGACAATAAGATCGTGACGAACACCCTCATTCGAAGCGCGAGAACAGTGGAATACAAGGACGTTTCGATCATGATCGACAAAGGCGCCGAACTCGGAAGATTCGAGATGGGCTCCACCGTGATTCTTTTGATGGAGAAGGAAACCTTTACTTTTGATTCTCTCCCTCTGAACGAAAAGATCACCTACGGAACACCGATCGGAAAGTTCATCGAGAAAAAATGCAAACTTCCAAAATGA
- a CDS encoding DUF971 domain-containing protein — translation MEPLSLKATTPDQIDFDETTLKITWKDGNTSIFDLLDLRKRCPCVVCKGGHGGKVGTTTGGIQKISLYGVNKVGRYAINPVWSDNHQTGIYSFDALRMLADGLGGDLTH, via the coding sequence ATGGAACCCTTGAGTTTAAAAGCGACCACTCCCGATCAGATCGATTTTGACGAGACAACCCTGAAGATCACTTGGAAAGATGGGAACACCTCCATCTTTGATCTCTTGGATTTAAGAAAGCGTTGTCCTTGCGTCGTCTGCAAGGGCGGGCACGGAGGGAAAGTAGGAACTACCACCGGAGGAATTCAGAAGATTTCACTTTATGGAGTCAACAAAGTTGGTCGTTATGCGATCAACCCAGTCTGGAGCGACAATCATCAAACGGGAATTTATTCCTTTGATGCTCTGAGAATGCTTGCGGATGGACTTGGCGGGGACCTTACTCACTGA
- the fliN gene encoding flagellar motor switch protein FliN, which translates to MGEGSLSQEEIDALLAGASDSFDPGAVASTAAQKDVPGMSPVDRDILSDLLSSCFQVAGNTLGAVLSRSSAFLNPNAETKSRKDIESELKSGSFLLYSTLSGSVNGRVVLAMSAENAVKIANSMMGGFDSGDLDEAQMQTLRDSLTPVMGALISQISTKTGGGVNGSPSETRNVTSPAALVLPDGETIVRVFFNLTIESIPSFRVQFLLSLSTAADLLNLYRRSGSGGGDMGGMGMGGMGGMGMSAGSMSVKSVAFPNLGTASGASSTPNLNLLMDVQMSVTVELGRTKMYIKDILGLGEGSIIELDKLAGEPVDLLVNGKLIAKGEVVVIDENFGVRVTDIVSPTDRIKPEGK; encoded by the coding sequence ATGGGCGAAGGTTCCCTTTCACAGGAAGAAATTGATGCACTACTAGCCGGAGCGAGCGATTCGTTTGATCCGGGGGCGGTAGCTTCCACAGCCGCACAAAAAGATGTTCCGGGAATGTCCCCCGTGGACCGGGATATCTTATCGGATTTGCTTTCTTCTTGTTTTCAAGTCGCCGGGAACACGTTAGGCGCCGTTCTTTCCCGTTCTTCCGCATTCTTAAATCCAAACGCGGAAACCAAGTCGCGCAAGGATATCGAATCCGAACTCAAGTCCGGATCCTTCCTTTTGTATTCTACGTTATCCGGAAGCGTGAACGGAAGAGTCGTCCTTGCGATGTCCGCCGAAAATGCGGTCAAGATCGCAAATTCCATGATGGGCGGTTTTGATTCCGGAGATCTCGACGAAGCGCAGATGCAGACACTTCGAGATTCTTTGACCCCCGTAATGGGCGCCTTGATTTCTCAGATCAGTACAAAGACCGGAGGAGGAGTGAACGGCTCTCCTTCCGAAACGAGAAATGTAACTTCTCCCGCCGCCTTGGTTTTGCCGGATGGAGAAACGATCGTGAGAGTATTCTTCAACCTTACGATCGAAAGTATTCCTTCTTTTCGAGTTCAATTCTTACTCTCCCTTTCTACTGCCGCAGATCTTTTGAATCTTTATCGTCGTTCCGGAAGCGGTGGCGGGGATATGGGTGGGATGGGAATGGGCGGCATGGGTGGAATGGGAATGTCCGCAGGCTCCATGTCCGTGAAGTCCGTCGCGTTTCCAAATTTAGGAACCGCAAGCGGCGCCTCCAGCACTCCGAACTTAAATCTTCTCATGGACGTTCAGATGAGCGTCACAGTGGAATTGGGAAGAACGAAGATGTACATCAAGGACATCCTGGGTTTGGGAGAGGGTTCCATCATCGAGCTCGACAAGCTCGCAGGTGAACCTGTGGATCTTTTGGTAAACGGAAAGCTGATTGCAAAGGGCGAGGTCGTGGTTATCGACGAAAACTTCGGGGTTCGGGTCACTGACATCGTAAGCCCTACCGATCGGATCAAGCCGGAGGGCAAGTGA
- the fliO gene encoding flagellar biosynthetic protein FliO, which yields MKSLETFRDFRKTIVSAFLIVLVSILSLSSLNAQSERELMDEALKKELGQPPASKEETKKNETAKTENPSTVVKPPANSGEESAESNPVAERYKTNDEGPGIAGTLFRVVFILALLCVGLYYILKYVAKNREGRLPVRGEMNVLSSLLLGPNKQLQIVEVSGRLLVLGVADNGINLITEISDPEVKHRILQKKETFDPPEGGFLVTVLEQIKDLNSRISGNQEGPPGGTEKTEAARDEKRRQTRKKLDELKEKTSSLESGLFDLRS from the coding sequence GTGAAGTCTCTGGAAACTTTCCGAGATTTCAGAAAGACGATCGTTTCTGCCTTTCTGATTGTTCTCGTGTCGATTCTTTCGCTATCCTCTCTCAATGCGCAATCCGAGCGTGAGCTCATGGACGAGGCTCTCAAAAAAGAATTGGGACAACCGCCAGCGTCCAAAGAAGAAACCAAGAAGAACGAAACCGCCAAAACGGAAAATCCTTCCACGGTCGTAAAACCACCTGCTAATTCGGGAGAAGAATCCGCAGAGTCGAACCCGGTCGCGGAACGGTATAAAACGAACGACGAAGGTCCGGGGATTGCAGGAACACTCTTCCGAGTCGTCTTTATATTAGCACTTCTTTGTGTAGGACTTTATTATATTCTTAAATATGTTGCGAAGAATCGAGAAGGACGATTGCCCGTTCGCGGAGAAATGAACGTCCTTTCGAGTCTTCTGCTCGGGCCGAACAAACAACTTCAAATCGTAGAAGTTTCCGGTCGTCTTCTTGTGTTAGGAGTCGCGGACAACGGGATCAACTTGATCACGGAAATTTCCGATCCGGAAGTAAAACATAGAATTCTACAAAAAAAAGAAACATTTGATCCTCCTGAAGGCGGATTTTTGGTAACGGTCCTGGAACAGATTAAGGACTTGAATTCGAGAATCTCCGGAAATCAGGAAGGCCCACCCGGGGGAACGGAGAAAACCGAGGCGGCCCGGGATGAAAAACGAAGGCAGACTCGGAAAAAACTCGATGAACTCAAAGAAAAAACAAGCTCGCTCGAAAGCGGGCTTTTCGATTTGAGATCGTAA
- the fliP gene encoding flagellar type III secretion system pore protein FliP (The bacterial flagellar biogenesis protein FliP forms a type III secretion system (T3SS)-type pore required for flagellar assembly.) yields the protein MRHKKIIKNVTWILLLLMGLSLCSFFTLEAQSSGTRIPIPNLNINVNEAKSPRETSLSLMVLFLVTILSLAPAIVMSLTSFTKIVIVLDFVRRALSIQNLPPNQVMMGLALFMTFFIMAPTLNVVNERALTPYLEGKIDTNAFFEKGMVPIREFMMRQIGTSGAKDVALFLKIGKVEKVESFDDVPSYVLIPAFMLSEIKKAFWIGIIIFIPFIVIDLVVASALLSMGLMMLPPVMVSLPFKLILFVLVDGWNLIVYELVRSYK from the coding sequence ATGAGACATAAAAAAATTATAAAGAACGTAACTTGGATACTCCTGCTTTTGATGGGATTGTCTCTATGTTCTTTTTTCACTTTGGAAGCTCAGTCTTCCGGGACGAGAATTCCGATTCCCAATTTGAATATCAACGTCAACGAAGCGAAGAGCCCGAGAGAGACGAGCCTTTCTCTGATGGTTCTCTTTCTCGTTACGATTCTTTCGCTCGCGCCTGCGATCGTGATGTCTCTGACTTCGTTTACGAAGATCGTGATCGTTTTGGATTTTGTGAGGAGGGCCCTTTCGATTCAGAACCTTCCACCGAATCAGGTGATGATGGGCCTCGCTCTTTTTATGACGTTTTTTATCATGGCGCCGACTTTAAATGTTGTGAACGAAAGAGCCTTAACCCCCTATCTCGAAGGTAAGATCGATACGAACGCATTCTTTGAAAAGGGGATGGTTCCGATTCGAGAATTTATGATGCGACAGATCGGAACTTCAGGCGCGAAGGACGTGGCCCTTTTTTTGAAGATCGGAAAAGTGGAAAAGGTAGAATCCTTTGACGACGTTCCATCATACGTCTTGATTCCGGCGTTTATGCTAAGCGAAATCAAAAAAGCTTTTTGGATCGGGATCATCATCTTTATTCCGTTCATCGTGATCGATCTCGTCGTCGCTTCCGCTCTTCTTTCCATGGGTTTGATGATGCTCCCTCCCGTGATGGTGAGTCTTCCGTTTAAATTGATCCTGTTCGTCCTTGTGGACGGTTGGAATTTGATCGTTTACGAACTCGTGAGGAGTTATAAATGA
- the fliQ gene encoding flagellar biosynthesis protein FliQ — protein MTELEAMSLIRDALYITLKISSPILLTALVVGLIIGILQTTTSIQEQTIAFVPKLVAIFIVIVIFSSWMIQTMTDYTRNLFMMIEKF, from the coding sequence ATGACGGAGCTGGAGGCGATGTCCCTGATTCGGGACGCACTTTATATCACTCTGAAGATCTCTTCTCCGATTCTTCTTACCGCCTTGGTCGTAGGTCTGATCATAGGGATTCTGCAAACCACTACTTCCATTCAGGAGCAGACGATCGCGTTCGTTCCAAAACTCGTCGCGATCTTCATCGTGATCGTGATCTTTTCGTCCTGGATGATTCAGACGATGACGGACTATACGAGAAATCTATTTATGATGATAGAGAAATTTTAG
- the fliR gene encoding flagellar biosynthetic protein FliR: protein MEYFINHFQVFLLILSRLMGLLSVAPIFSYPSISVPQKMIFSFLVSVILFPVTAGFLPPVPGDMGSYGLVVIGEALIGVLLGFMISLIFASFQMAGEFFNVQLGFGYAEILDPVTQTSLPVISTLKNLLGMILFLTLGAYRIMFESLAYSFEKIQVLSFAPEIQNGIYKAIEDAVGAMFLVAFKLSLPVLGIILLVTVSEALMGKAAPQLNILQLSFPIKVTIGLIVMIFIIPYLVSQMGAAFDLSFDKLNLMLQEWPQQ, encoded by the coding sequence ATGGAATACTTTATCAATCATTTTCAAGTTTTCCTTCTGATCCTTTCTAGGTTGATGGGACTCTTGTCGGTTGCGCCGATTTTTTCTTATCCTTCGATCAGCGTTCCTCAGAAAATGATTTTTTCCTTTTTGGTTTCAGTGATTTTATTTCCGGTGACTGCCGGATTTTTACCTCCCGTTCCCGGAGATATGGGAAGCTACGGCCTCGTTGTCATCGGAGAGGCTTTGATCGGAGTTCTTCTCGGATTTATGATCAGCTTGATCTTTGCATCCTTTCAGATGGCCGGAGAATTTTTTAACGTTCAGTTGGGTTTTGGTTACGCGGAAATTTTGGACCCGGTCACCCAGACGAGTTTGCCGGTAATTAGTACGCTGAAGAATCTTTTAGGAATGATTCTTTTTTTGACGTTAGGCGCTTATCGGATCATGTTCGAAAGCCTTGCGTATTCTTTTGAAAAGATTCAGGTGCTCAGTTTCGCTCCTGAGATTCAAAATGGAATTTATAAGGCCATTGAAGACGCGGTAGGAGCGATGTTTCTTGTCGCGTTCAAGTTATCACTGCCTGTTTTAGGGATCATTCTCTTGGTGACGGTATCGGAGGCTCTTATGGGAAAGGCCGCTCCGCAGTTGAATATTCTTCAACTTTCTTTTCCGATTAAGGTGACGATCGGTTTGATCGTGATGATCTTTATCATACCTTACCTCGTCTCTCAGATGGGAGCGGCATTCGATTTGTCATTTGATAAGTTGAATCTCATGCTTCAGGAGTGGCCTCAACAATGA
- a CDS encoding EscU/YscU/HrcU family type III secretion system export apparatus switch protein — translation MLLKIFLSILDFFRIEAGAFFRFYEPVSISSNVSDFKIDLQLFAAEDEGRTEPGSERRRREEREKGNVPKSPELPAAVVLLAGVVLVYLMGEYFFMRTFYILRKYIHGVGQRTDISSESVTELLKNASTDLFTLLWPLLGITLVGAVIGNVAQVGFMFAPRALSFNFSRVAPNFKKVLPTRQTLFNLGKSLAKVGLIGWVSYIIISRDFFPILLSGEMGLEQAVALIMSTSFKIFLVVGIILLAISVVDYLYQRYEYEESLKMTPSEAKREAKESDGDRSLQARRRQLARDMMNKRKMLAKVPEADVVITNPTHFAVALEYKPGIHKAPIVVAKGVDDFALLIIRIARENGVPTIEDRLQARGLYEEVELGAEVPQQFYRAIATILSRLESFRRAV, via the coding sequence ATGCTCCTAAAAATATTTCTTTCCATTCTCGATTTTTTTCGTATCGAAGCGGGGGCCTTCTTTCGATTTTACGAACCCGTTTCTATTTCGTCTAACGTTTCTGATTTTAAAATCGACCTCCAACTCTTTGCGGCGGAAGACGAGGGTCGAACCGAGCCCGGATCGGAACGAAGGAGAAGAGAGGAACGTGAAAAAGGAAACGTTCCAAAGTCTCCCGAACTTCCGGCCGCGGTGGTTCTTCTCGCGGGCGTGGTTCTTGTTTATCTCATGGGAGAATATTTCTTCATGAGGACGTTTTATATTCTTCGCAAATACATTCACGGTGTCGGACAACGCACCGATATCAGCTCCGAATCCGTAACGGAACTCTTGAAGAATGCGTCCACGGATCTCTTTACTCTTCTCTGGCCTCTTCTCGGAATCACTTTGGTCGGAGCGGTCATAGGAAACGTCGCTCAAGTGGGATTCATGTTCGCACCCCGCGCTCTGAGTTTTAATTTTAGTCGAGTGGCTCCCAATTTTAAGAAAGTCCTCCCGACACGTCAGACGCTCTTTAACTTGGGGAAATCGCTTGCGAAGGTCGGACTCATAGGTTGGGTTTCTTATATTATCATCAGTCGAGATTTCTTCCCGATTCTTCTTTCGGGAGAGATGGGACTCGAGCAAGCGGTGGCTCTTATCATGAGTACCTCTTTTAAGATCTTCCTCGTCGTGGGAATCATTCTTCTCGCGATCAGCGTTGTGGACTATTTGTATCAAAGATACGAATATGAAGAATCCTTAAAGATGACTCCTTCCGAAGCCAAAAGGGAAGCCAAAGAATCCGACGGGGATCGTTCTCTGCAAGCGAGAAGAAGACAACTTGCAAGAGATATGATGAACAAACGTAAGATGCTCGCGAAAGTTCCCGAGGCAGACGTAGTCATCACGAACCCGACTCACTTCGCGGTGGCATTGGAATACAAACCGGGAATCCACAAGGCTCCGATCGTCGTCGCTAAAGGTGTGGATGACTTCGCACTTCTGATCATTCGTATCGCAAGAGAAAATGGCGTTCCTACGATTGAAGATCGTCTGCAAGCAAGAGGTCTTTACGAGGAAGTGGAACTCGGCGCGGAAGTTCCACAACAATTCTATCGCGCGATCGCAACCATTCTCTCCCGTCTTGAATCTTTCCGGAGAGCTGTGTAA